The genomic window ATTGGTTGGCGGCTTTGCGTTTGGAGACGGTGGTAACCGGCAGGTCGAAAAAGACGATAATCCGCATAAACTTTGCCTCACTCATATTGATATTCTTTCAAAGGCAGGATTTCGGGCAGTTTCAGCAGCCTGGCGTTTTTTGCGACGATGCTCGGCTGGAATGAGGCAATCATTTTGTCTATGGCTGCTAGTGTGCTGAAGGTCTGCTGTTCGATGCCGACTTGGGAGTGCAGGACTCTGATCAAGGCTTGTTTGGTTTGCGGTGTTAATTCGCTTTTCAGACGACCTTGCTCTTTCAGATTCAGTATGGTCAGGTCAACAAGCGGGCGCAATGGTTCGATAAAGTCGTCGGCAAGATTGAAGGGATTGAGTTCGCTTTTATGAAACAGTCCCAGTGCGGGCAACCAACCATATAAGGCAAGGGATCGGGCAACGGCGGCCCGAATCACGGCGTAGGCGTAATTCAGACTGGCATTGACGGCATTGTTGTCGTTGCGGGTAAATTTTTCTCCAAACACGGCTTGAAAATAGAGGGCGGCGGCTTGAGCTTCGCGGTTCCCTGTATCGCCGGAGCGAACTTCGGCAGCCAATGCGCGTAGCCGTTTAGCCGCAATGTCATTGCCTGTTTCGTCGGCAACAAATGCTTGGTTGAGGATTTTTCGGCGGACGATATGTTGCCAAAGTTGCTTTTTTAAGGGTTCGCTGATATTCAGTTGCAGTTTGAGGGTTTTTAATTGGCGGTGGTATTGCGAGTAAGGCAGCCATTGGCCGCAGGGTAGGAATTGTTCGTCGCAAGTCAGCAGAGTGGTTCCGTATTCTGCCAATGCCGATAAAAGCGGAGCGGTAATCAGTGTTTCCCGATGCTCGACAACGATGACGGCGATGTCTTCCAAGGGGACGGTATAAGATTCTCCGTTTTGACGAATCAGCATTTGTTCGCGGTGCAGCGACAGTTTGCCGCTGTTTTGGATAAGCAGGCTGCGCCATGTCATGTGTTTTCTCCTTTGTGTTTGTGCGACGAAAAATCCCTGCTTCAGGTCGTCTGAAACAGGGATAAGTTTATTTAACGGACAGGCGGACGTTTTTTCAGACGACATGGTCTGATTTCTTTGCCGAGTTCATCAATTTGGTATTTTTGGAATGAAAGGGCGGTTTTGACGCCGATGCCTTCCAGAATTCCATTTTTCCCGACTTTATTATCCAGATCGTGGATACGGATATTAATATTACCTGTACCTCGATGACAGCTAGCAAAGTAACCAAATATTCTAGCTTTTTTAGTTATTACCTCAACTAAATCATTAGGATGTAATGGGAATTTGAAGTTGAAACTGTCATCAATAAGTTGCCACTCCTCTTCGTCTTTAAAGGCAATTATCGCCTTATCTGGCAAAATCCCTTTCGCCACCTGCCAACTGTAAATCGGCACCAAATAATATTTGCCAGCTTTTTCAAACACATCTACCCGTACCATAGTCGCATTATCGGCGATGCCGTTTTGATTGCGCACCCATACGCCGGTTTTCTGCACTTGCTCTATGCGTACGGCTTTTACCTGCTGAGTCGGGTTACCTGCTTTATCATGTTTGTAAAACGGCTCGACAAAGGCTTTGGTGGGATCGTCTTTATGTGCTTCCAATCGTGCTTTCAGCGCTTCGTATAGTTTAGGTTCGCGTTCCCGATTGACCATTTTTTCCAAGTCTTTCAGTTTTAACTGAGTCAGCGGTACGCGCAATACGCTGATACCTTCATTTAGCCGTTTGGCGGATTTGACGGTTTCCATATGACCTTGCCCGCTCATCTTCCGATTGGGCGCGCGCGAAACAAACAGCGGGGTGACGTATTCGTGTACGGCTTTGGGGCGCGAAGA from Neisseria sp. DTU_2020_1000833_1_SI_GRL_NUU_006 includes these protein-coding regions:
- the cas1 gene encoding type II CRISPR-associated endonuclease Cas1, whose amino-acid sequence is MTWRSLLIQNSGKLSLHREQMLIRQNGESYTVPLEDIAVIVVEHRETLITAPLLSALAEYGTTLLTCDEQFLPCGQWLPYSQYHRQLKTLKLQLNISEPLKKQLWQHIVRRKILNQAFVADETGNDIAAKRLRALAAEVRSGDTGNREAQAAALYFQAVFGEKFTRNDNNAVNASLNYAYAVIRAAVARSLALYGWLPALGLFHKSELNPFNLADDFIEPLRPLVDLTILNLKEQGRLKSELTPQTKQALIRVLHSQVGIEQQTFSTLAAIDKMIASFQPSIVAKNARLLKLPEILPLKEYQYE